A part of Aegilops tauschii subsp. strangulata cultivar AL8/78 chromosome 2, Aet v6.0, whole genome shotgun sequence genomic DNA contains:
- the LOC120974854 gene encoding uncharacterized protein isoform X1 codes for MRYAAERSPAGVQKPNTGRFNVLVHVGGAIYVVYKHIYMGGGDRALLPSSITILAVGVAKYVERVLALWQGNLGNIRSSSKKKKKKKRQRRRYTDGSGSASGTVLDNEQALMVAHDMFPFCQRAMTDSSVNMDSSDLEATKVMFSFGWESMCKVVEMELSLMYDILYTKAAMVHTWVGYSIRLGSPVATFTALVLFLLYSKDGQRRALMHGRSAAAAHAKAIKALSEYLMFLVAVRRHMLPGLVLRSLYEVTFDALQDIGRKQAVSSRSTTTGREREGKLARTLRDKMDADGEWGLDHDKTRLVSDGANIAMALLEADESEMPEVLELVFNVWVDKLLYAGTRCSRESHARQLSRGGELTTVVWILAQHVGPFQIGQCVPDDKKRDLPPPCPLPVPKAMEEPYPPPFMMYLPPSTAPWLPSPQYVEPPKKEEPCPPPFMYPPPSTAPWPPLPESPLPPPPPPMERRRRYATLYPVD; via the exons ATGAGATACGCGGCTGAAAGATCGCCCGCCGGCGTCCAGAAGCCCAACACAGGGAG GTTCAATGTGTTGGTGCATGTCGGCGGGGCCATCTATGTCGTGTACAAGCACATATACATGGGCGGCGGTGACAGGGCCTTGCTTCCATCATCCATCACCATTCTCGCCGTCGGTGTTGCCAAGTATGTGGAGAGGGTACTGGCGCTTTGGCAAGGCAACCTGGGCAACATCCGGAGCtcaagcaagaagaagaagaagaagaagaggcaaCGAAGGAGATACACCGATGGCTCGGGCTCCGCAAGCGGAACGGTGCTGGACAATGAGCAAGCCCTGATGGTTGCCCACGACATGTTCCCGTTCTGCCAGCGTGCAATGACCGATTCTTCTGTCAACATGGATTCATCTGACCTTGAAGCAACCAAAGTCATGTTCTCTTTTGGGTGGGAGAGTATGTGCAAGGTGGTGGAGATGGAGCTTTCTCTCATGTACGACATCCTCTACACCAAGGCAGCCATGGTCCACACCTGGGTCGGCTACTCGATCCGGCTTGGTTCACCGGTCGCCACCTTCACGGCGCTGGTTCTGTTTCTGCTGTACAGCAAAGACGGCCAGAGGAGAGCACTGATGCATGGCAGGAGCGCGGCTGCGGCACATGCCAAGGCCATCAAGGCGCTGTCCGAGTACCTGATGTTCCTCGTCGCCGTGCGCCGGCACATGCTACCGGGCCTTGTTCTTCGCAGCCTGTATGAAGTGACCTTCGATGCTTTGCAGGACATTGGGCGCAAACAGGCCGTCAGCAGCCGTTCGACGACGACCGGCAGGGAGAGGGAGGGGAAGCTTGCAAGGACTCTGCGTGACAAGATGGATGCAGATGGCGAGTGGGGTTTGGATCATGATAAAACCCGTCTCGTCTCCGACGGAGCAAATATTGCCATGGCGCTGCTAGAGGCCGATGAGTCGGAGATGCCGGAGGTGCTGGAGCTCGTCTTCAACGTGTGGGTGGACAAGCTGTTGTACGCGGGCACCCGATGCAGCCGGGAATCCCATGCCAGGCAGCTCAGCCGAGGGGGTGAGCTCACGACCGTCGTCTGGATTTTGGCACAACATGTTGGCCCGTTTCAGATCGGCCAATGCGTTCCAGATGATAAGAAACGAGATCTTCCTCCACCGTGCCCGCTTCCGGTACCCAAGGCCATGGAGGAACCTTATCCGCCACCGTTCATGATGTATCTTCCGCCGTCGACCGCACCGTGGCTACCGTCGCCGCAATACGTCGAACCACCCAAAAAGGAGGAACCTTGTCCGCCGCCGTTCATGTATCCTCCACCGTCGACTGCACCGTGGCCACCACTGCCGGAGagtccgctgccgccaccaccgccacccaTGGAGAGGCGTAGACGGTATGCTACGCTGTATCCAGTGGACTGA
- the LOC109778516 gene encoding cytosolic sulfotransferase 5-like yields the protein MAQPAAPAPPMSTPESATATESSPEDALSEESLNDFISSLPSREGWPQPLIQYKGYWFKPRMLEGVLRTRRAFLPRADDVVLATQPKCGTTWLKALAFTIANRSCHGLGATDHPLLTRHAQHLVPFIEIPGATGGDDHINLGALPSTRLLATHMPMSLLPPETRSLGCRVVYLCRDPKDTLVSRLHFENKLAARGGGAGLSMDDAFGLFCEGFSPYGPFWDHCLEYWKESLARPDTVLFLKYEEIKLDPARVVRRLASFLGVPLTEDEEGSGVAEEVARMCSFETLTGLEVNQVGGVSHGNRVHVDNSVFYRKGEVGDWANHMNREMGVKLDRIVEEKLQGSGLVF from the coding sequence ATGGCCCAACCGGCAGCACCAGCTCCACCGATGAGTACACCAGAGAGCGCCACCGCCACCGAGAGCTCACCGGAAGACGCCCTATCCGAAGAGAGCCTCAACGACTTCATATCCTCGCTCCCGTCAAGGGAGGGGTGGCCGCAGCCGCTCATCCAGTACAAGGGCTACTGGTTCAAGCCGAGGATGCTGGAGGGGGTCCTGCGCACCAGACGGGCCTTCCTGCCCCGCGCAGACGACGTCGTCCTCGCCACGCAGCCCAAGTGCGGCACCACCTGGCTTAAGGCCCTTGCCTTCACCATCGCCAACCGGTCCTGCCACGGCCTCGGCGCCACCGACCACCCGCTCCTCACCCGCCACGCACAGCACCTCGTGCCATTCATCGAAATCCCTGGTGCTACCGGAGGGGACGATCACATTAACCTCGGCGCGCTCCCGTCCACAAGGCTCCTCGCCACGCACATGCCCATGTCGCTGCTCCCGCCGGAGACACGGTCGCTGGGTTGCCGGGTCGTGTACCTGTGCCGGGACCCCAAGGACACGCTCGTCTCCAGGCTGCACTTCGAGAACAagctggcggcgcggggcggcggagccGGCCTGTCAATGGACGACGCCTTCGGCTTGTTCTGCGAGGGGTTCTCGCCCTACGGCCCCTTCTGGGACCACTGCCTCGAGTACTGGAAGGAGAGCTTGGCGAGACCGGACACCGTCCTCTTCCTCAAGTACGAGGagatcaagctggacccggcGCGGGTCGTGAGGAGGCTCGCGAGCTTCCTCGGCGTCCCGCTGACCGAGGACGAGGAGGGCTCCGGCGTCGCGGAGGAGGTGGCGAGGATGTGCAGCTTCGAGACGCTCACCGGCCTAGAGGTGAACCAGGTCGGCGGCGTCAGCCACGGGAATAGAGTTCACGTTGATAACTCCGTGTTCTATAGGAAGGGCGAGGTAGGGGACTGGGCGAACCACATGAACCGCGAGATGGGGGTGAAGCTCGATCGCATCGTCGAGGAGAAGCTCCAGGGCTCCGGGCTTGTGTTTTGA
- the LOC120974854 gene encoding uncharacterized protein isoform X2, with amino-acid sequence MGGGDRALLPSSITILAVGVAKYVERVLALWQGNLGNIRSSSKKKKKKKRQRRRYTDGSGSASGTVLDNEQALMVAHDMFPFCQRAMTDSSVNMDSSDLEATKVMFSFGWESMCKVVEMELSLMYDILYTKAAMVHTWVGYSIRLGSPVATFTALVLFLLYSKDGQRRALMHGRSAAAAHAKAIKALSEYLMFLVAVRRHMLPGLVLRSLYEVTFDALQDIGRKQAVSSRSTTTGREREGKLARTLRDKMDADGEWGLDHDKTRLVSDGANIAMALLEADESEMPEVLELVFNVWVDKLLYAGTRCSRESHARQLSRGGELTTVVWILAQHVGPFQIGQCVPDDKKRDLPPPCPLPVPKAMEEPYPPPFMMYLPPSTAPWLPSPQYVEPPKKEEPCPPPFMYPPPSTAPWPPLPESPLPPPPPPMERRRRYATLYPVD; translated from the coding sequence ATGGGCGGCGGTGACAGGGCCTTGCTTCCATCATCCATCACCATTCTCGCCGTCGGTGTTGCCAAGTATGTGGAGAGGGTACTGGCGCTTTGGCAAGGCAACCTGGGCAACATCCGGAGCtcaagcaagaagaagaagaagaagaagaggcaaCGAAGGAGATACACCGATGGCTCGGGCTCCGCAAGCGGAACGGTGCTGGACAATGAGCAAGCCCTGATGGTTGCCCACGACATGTTCCCGTTCTGCCAGCGTGCAATGACCGATTCTTCTGTCAACATGGATTCATCTGACCTTGAAGCAACCAAAGTCATGTTCTCTTTTGGGTGGGAGAGTATGTGCAAGGTGGTGGAGATGGAGCTTTCTCTCATGTACGACATCCTCTACACCAAGGCAGCCATGGTCCACACCTGGGTCGGCTACTCGATCCGGCTTGGTTCACCGGTCGCCACCTTCACGGCGCTGGTTCTGTTTCTGCTGTACAGCAAAGACGGCCAGAGGAGAGCACTGATGCATGGCAGGAGCGCGGCTGCGGCACATGCCAAGGCCATCAAGGCGCTGTCCGAGTACCTGATGTTCCTCGTCGCCGTGCGCCGGCACATGCTACCGGGCCTTGTTCTTCGCAGCCTGTATGAAGTGACCTTCGATGCTTTGCAGGACATTGGGCGCAAACAGGCCGTCAGCAGCCGTTCGACGACGACCGGCAGGGAGAGGGAGGGGAAGCTTGCAAGGACTCTGCGTGACAAGATGGATGCAGATGGCGAGTGGGGTTTGGATCATGATAAAACCCGTCTCGTCTCCGACGGAGCAAATATTGCCATGGCGCTGCTAGAGGCCGATGAGTCGGAGATGCCGGAGGTGCTGGAGCTCGTCTTCAACGTGTGGGTGGACAAGCTGTTGTACGCGGGCACCCGATGCAGCCGGGAATCCCATGCCAGGCAGCTCAGCCGAGGGGGTGAGCTCACGACCGTCGTCTGGATTTTGGCACAACATGTTGGCCCGTTTCAGATCGGCCAATGCGTTCCAGATGATAAGAAACGAGATCTTCCTCCACCGTGCCCGCTTCCGGTACCCAAGGCCATGGAGGAACCTTATCCGCCACCGTTCATGATGTATCTTCCGCCGTCGACCGCACCGTGGCTACCGTCGCCGCAATACGTCGAACCACCCAAAAAGGAGGAACCTTGTCCGCCGCCGTTCATGTATCCTCCACCGTCGACTGCACCGTGGCCACCACTGCCGGAGagtccgctgccgccaccaccgccacccaTGGAGAGGCGTAGACGGTATGCTACGCTGTATCCAGTGGACTGA